A region from the Curtobacterium sp. MCBA15_012 genome encodes:
- the rpsI gene encoding 30S ribosomal protein S9, translating to MAQIADSLDQTPESFTTESAPASSEAAPRQILNVSGGAVGRRKEAIARVRLVPGSGTFVVNGRTLEDYFPNKLHQQLINDPFKVLELLGAYDVVARITGGGPSGQAGALRLAIARALNEIDRENNRATLKKAGFLTRDARVIERKKAGLKKARKASQFSKR from the coding sequence ATGGCTCAGATCGCTGACTCCCTCGACCAGACCCCGGAGAGCTTCACCACCGAGAGCGCCCCGGCGTCCTCGGAGGCCGCTCCCCGCCAGATCCTCAACGTCTCGGGCGGTGCCGTCGGGCGCCGCAAGGAGGCCATCGCCCGCGTGCGCCTCGTCCCGGGCTCCGGCACCTTCGTGGTGAACGGCCGCACGCTCGAGGACTACTTCCCGAACAAGCTGCACCAGCAGCTGATCAACGACCCGTTCAAGGTGCTCGAGCTCCTCGGTGCCTACGACGTCGTCGCCCGCATCACGGGTGGTGGCCCCTCGGGTCAGGCCGGTGCGCTCCGCCTCGCCATCGCGCGTGCGCTGAACGAGATCGACCGCGAGAACAACCGCGCCACCCTCAAGAAGGCCGGCTTCCTCACCCGTGACGCCCGCGTCATCGAGCGCAAGAAGGCCGGTCTCAAGAAGGCCCGCAAGGCGTCGCAGTTCTCGAAGCGCTAG
- the rplM gene encoding 50S ribosomal protein L13, giving the protein MTRTFSPKPADVQHDWIVIDAADVVLGRLATHAAALLRGKHKATFAQHMDMGDFVIIVNADKVALTGSKLAKKVYYRHSGYPGGLTATSYPEMLEKHPTRAVEKAIRGMLPKNTLGREQLKKLKVYAGPEHPHAAQQPKAYTFDQVAQ; this is encoded by the coding sequence GTGACTCGTACGTTCTCCCCGAAGCCGGCAGACGTCCAGCACGACTGGATCGTCATCGACGCAGCCGACGTCGTCCTCGGCCGTCTCGCCACCCACGCCGCGGCGCTCCTGCGCGGCAAGCACAAGGCCACCTTCGCCCAGCACATGGACATGGGTGACTTCGTCATCATCGTGAACGCGGACAAGGTCGCCCTCACCGGCTCCAAGCTCGCCAAGAAGGTCTACTACCGTCACTCGGGCTACCCGGGCGGCCTCACGGCGACCTCCTACCCGGAGATGCTCGAGAAGCACCCCACCCGCGCCGTCGAGAAGGCGATCCGCGGCATGCTGCCGAAGAACACGCTCGGCCGTGAGCAGCTCAAGAAGCTCAAGGTCTACGCCGGCCCCGAGCACCCGCACGCCGCGCAGCAGCCCAAGGCGTACACCTTCGACCAGGTCGCACAGTAG
- a CDS encoding ExeM/NucH family extracellular endonuclease, whose translation MPKTLRRTVSCATVAATLVAAPLVSVSSALADPAGTGLVIGEAYLKGGSANAPYNGKFVEIANPTASPVSLAGWSLQYRPAAGTGSFTASALEGTVPAGGTFLVAMPGNGGATPVGADLPTPDDTVSLNVSGTTGTLALSDRTAPLTLPAGAVATGTPGVVDLLGYGASNTFERTVRPVTGTNAVPNALTRTGTTDTDDNGADFVETTTPTPRNSAGQTSGGGTPGTGTPGTGTPDPGTPTTPAEQVTVAQLQGTGAASPYAGKRVTTEGVVTAVYPTGGLNGYTIQTAGTGGALDLTTHTASDAVFVFSAATVGSVAIGDAVRLTGEVSEFNGLTELTVASTADLVRLPATGVAQPVPATLAFPRTDAQRESLESMLLAPQGSYTVADTFTTNQYGEVVLAAGTKRLIQPTEVARPGSAEAAAVAADNAARKVVLDDGASTNFLSAANQSIPVSWLTQGPVTVGAAATFSKPVVLDYRNDTWKFQPTSPITGATPVATLPASFSNVRTAAPAQVGGDLELAGFNVLNYFPTTGDQLTGCTYYTDRDGDPVTVRGGCDARGAANADDLARQQVKIVGAINGLGADVVSLEEIENSARFGRDRDAAVGTLVAALNAATGQDTWAYVKSPAKLPASEDVIRLALIYKQDRVAPVGESTILDDPAFVNARQPVADAFRPVGGTADDDFLVIANHFKSKGSGSGADADTGDGQGASNASRVAQAKALAGFSTTEQAKYGTDRVFMLGDFNAYSQEDPMVVLREAGYTDLGPALDASEWSYVFGGLSGSLDHVLASPAALADVTGVDIWNINSVESVGLEYSRYDYNVTDLYRDDVYRASDHDPILVGFDVASGSGTPGAGGTPGTGTGTGGNGTGTGAGSGPGTGPSPVAPSASALTDAVRGGVTAPATVRAGETITVGVGTARAGERIAVWLYSEPVLLATATVRADGTVRVTIPAGTTAGAHRLAVTAADGSLVGWTPIRVVDPATGTLAFTGAELGGGLAAALLLLTAGAGVLVARRRRQVRTA comes from the coding sequence ATGCCCAAGACCCTCCGGCGCACCGTGTCGTGCGCCACCGTCGCAGCGACGCTCGTCGCGGCACCGCTCGTGTCCGTCTCGTCCGCGCTGGCGGATCCCGCCGGCACCGGTCTGGTGATCGGCGAGGCGTACCTGAAGGGCGGCAGCGCGAACGCCCCGTACAACGGCAAGTTCGTCGAGATCGCGAACCCCACGGCGTCACCGGTGTCCCTGGCCGGGTGGTCGCTGCAGTACCGCCCCGCGGCCGGCACCGGGAGCTTCACCGCGAGCGCGCTCGAGGGGACCGTGCCCGCCGGTGGGACGTTCCTCGTCGCGATGCCGGGCAACGGTGGTGCGACGCCCGTCGGCGCCGACCTGCCGACGCCCGACGACACCGTCTCGCTGAACGTGTCCGGCACCACGGGGACGCTCGCCCTCTCCGACCGCACCGCACCGCTGACGCTGCCGGCCGGCGCCGTCGCGACCGGCACCCCGGGTGTCGTGGACCTGCTCGGGTACGGCGCGTCCAACACCTTCGAGCGCACGGTGCGCCCGGTCACCGGTACCAACGCGGTGCCGAACGCCCTCACCCGGACGGGGACGACCGACACCGACGACAACGGCGCGGACTTCGTCGAGACGACCACGCCGACGCCGCGGAACAGTGCGGGCCAGACGAGCGGCGGCGGAACGCCGGGTACCGGGACGCCCGGCACCGGCACACCGGACCCCGGTACGCCGACGACACCGGCCGAGCAGGTCACCGTCGCGCAGCTGCAGGGCACCGGGGCGGCGTCGCCGTACGCGGGCAAGCGGGTGACCACCGAGGGCGTCGTCACGGCGGTGTACCCGACCGGCGGGCTGAACGGCTACACGATCCAGACGGCCGGCACGGGCGGCGCGCTCGACCTGACCACGCACACCGCGTCCGACGCCGTGTTCGTGTTCTCGGCCGCGACGGTCGGCAGCGTCGCGATCGGCGACGCCGTCCGGCTGACCGGCGAGGTGTCCGAGTTCAACGGCCTCACCGAGCTCACGGTCGCGTCGACCGCCGACCTGGTGCGGCTCCCCGCGACCGGCGTCGCGCAGCCGGTGCCGGCCACGCTCGCGTTCCCGCGCACCGACGCACAGCGCGAGTCGCTCGAGAGCATGCTCCTCGCACCGCAGGGCAGCTACACGGTCGCCGACACCTTCACGACGAACCAGTACGGCGAGGTCGTGCTCGCCGCGGGGACGAAGCGGCTGATCCAGCCGACGGAGGTCGCCCGACCGGGCAGCGCCGAGGCCGCCGCGGTCGCAGCGGACAACGCCGCACGGAAGGTGGTGCTCGACGACGGCGCGAGCACGAACTTCCTCAGTGCGGCGAACCAGTCGATCCCGGTGTCCTGGCTCACCCAGGGCCCGGTCACGGTCGGCGCCGCCGCGACCTTCTCGAAGCCGGTCGTCCTCGACTACCGCAACGACACGTGGAAGTTCCAGCCGACGTCGCCGATCACGGGAGCGACCCCGGTGGCGACCCTGCCGGCGTCGTTCTCGAACGTGCGCACCGCGGCGCCCGCGCAGGTCGGAGGCGACCTCGAGCTCGCCGGCTTCAACGTGCTCAACTACTTCCCGACCACGGGCGACCAGCTCACCGGCTGCACGTACTACACGGACCGTGACGGCGACCCCGTGACCGTCCGCGGCGGCTGCGACGCCCGCGGTGCCGCGAACGCCGACGACCTGGCCCGCCAGCAGGTCAAGATCGTCGGGGCGATCAACGGCCTCGGCGCCGACGTCGTCTCGCTCGAGGAGATCGAGAACTCGGCCCGCTTCGGCCGTGACCGCGACGCCGCGGTGGGCACGCTCGTCGCCGCCCTCAACGCCGCCACCGGGCAGGACACCTGGGCGTACGTGAAGTCGCCCGCGAAGCTGCCCGCGAGCGAGGACGTCATCCGCCTCGCACTGATCTACAAGCAGGACCGCGTCGCGCCGGTCGGGGAGTCGACGATCCTCGACGACCCCGCCTTCGTGAACGCCCGCCAGCCCGTCGCCGACGCCTTCCGTCCGGTCGGCGGCACCGCGGACGACGACTTCCTGGTGATCGCGAACCACTTCAAGTCGAAGGGGTCCGGCTCGGGTGCGGACGCCGACACCGGCGACGGACAGGGTGCGTCGAACGCGTCGCGCGTGGCGCAGGCGAAGGCGCTCGCCGGGTTCTCGACCACGGAGCAGGCGAAGTACGGCACCGACCGGGTGTTCATGCTCGGTGACTTCAACGCCTACAGCCAGGAGGACCCGATGGTCGTCCTCCGTGAGGCCGGCTACACCGACCTCGGCCCGGCGCTCGACGCCTCGGAGTGGTCGTACGTCTTCGGCGGCCTGAGCGGGTCGCTCGACCACGTGCTCGCTTCACCCGCGGCACTCGCGGACGTCACCGGCGTGGACATCTGGAACATCAACTCGGTGGAGTCGGTCGGTCTGGAGTACAGCCGCTACGACTACAACGTCACCGACCTGTACCGCGACGACGTCTACCGTGCGAGCGACCACGACCCGATCCTCGTCGGGTTCGACGTGGCCTCCGGCAGCGGGACGCCCGGCGCCGGCGGCACGCCCGGAACCGGAACCGGAACCGGCGGCAACGGCACGGGCACGGGCGCAGGCAGCGGTCCCGGCACCGGACCGTCACCGGTCGCTCCGTCCGCATCGGCGCTGACCGACGCGGTCCGCGGCGGCGTGACCGCCCCGGCGACCGTGCGTGCCGGGGAGACGATCACGGTCGGCGTCGGCACCGCCCGCGCCGGCGAGCGGATCGCGGTCTGGCTGTACTCCGAGCCGGTGCTCCTCGCGACCGCCACGGTCCGTGCGGACGGCACCGTCCGGGTCACGATCCCGGCCGGCACCACCGCCGGGGCGCACCGCCTCGCCGTGACCGCGGCGGACGGCTCGCTGGTCGGCTGGACGCCGATCCGGGTCGTCGACCCCGCGACGGGCACGCTCGCCTTCACCGGCGCCGAGCTCGGCGGCGGCCTCGCGGCGGCCCTGCTCCTGCTGACCGCAGGGGCCGGGGTGCTCGTCGCACGACGTCGTCGGCAGGTGCGCACCGCCTGA
- a CDS encoding MBL fold metallo-hydrolase, protein MTSREPRSVVSVAPGVVFVEGPVSNWVVLAEEDGVALVDAGYPADSELVLDTIRWAGHDVADLRRVYVTHGHVDHVGGIPGILERHPHVQVLAHADELDNVRGPERQQVTPAEIGGRLASPRVLRWLVRAIRSDALRPTTVPSASAFTAATFAGRAITPFPAVGHTAGSTAYLLPAAGAIVTGDAVVTHHDTQPASWQPRPRMITPFFTADGATALESARALPIPEIVLPGHGPAVHRVGSEWVPVAH, encoded by the coding sequence ATGACCTCCCGCGAACCCCGGTCCGTCGTCTCCGTCGCCCCCGGGGTGGTCTTCGTCGAGGGGCCGGTGTCGAACTGGGTCGTCCTCGCCGAGGAGGACGGCGTCGCGCTCGTCGACGCCGGCTACCCCGCCGACAGCGAGCTCGTGCTCGACACGATCCGCTGGGCCGGCCACGACGTCGCCGACCTGCGCCGGGTGTACGTCACCCACGGGCACGTCGACCACGTCGGCGGCATCCCGGGGATCCTCGAGCGACACCCGCACGTGCAGGTCCTCGCGCACGCGGACGAGCTCGACAACGTGCGCGGACCCGAGCGGCAGCAGGTGACGCCCGCCGAGATCGGTGGCCGCCTGGCCTCGCCGCGGGTGCTGCGGTGGCTGGTCCGGGCGATCCGGTCCGACGCCCTCCGTCCGACCACCGTCCCGAGCGCCTCGGCCTTCACCGCGGCCACGTTCGCGGGGCGTGCGATCACGCCGTTCCCCGCGGTCGGGCACACCGCCGGGTCGACGGCGTACCTGCTGCCCGCGGCGGGTGCGATCGTCACGGGCGACGCCGTCGTCACCCACCACGACACGCAGCCGGCGTCGTGGCAGCCGCGGCCCCGGATGATCACGCCGTTCTTCACCGCCGACGGGGCGACGGCGCTCGAGTCGGCGCGGGCGCTGCCGATCCCGGAGATCGTGCTGCCCGGGCACGGGCCCGCGGTGCACCGGGTCGGCTCGGAGTGGGTGCCGGTCGCGCACTGA
- the truA gene encoding tRNA pseudouridine(38-40) synthase TruA, with product MDETAGDQGGVRLRLDVAYDGAAFSGWARQPGLRTVQGALESALATVFTRWGEPPLLTVAGRTDAGVHATGQVAHLDLTAEQWGALSRPRRSAPDGPPRTSLDGLVKRINGIAGPDGDVVVTRASVAPDGFDARFSPLWRRYEYRVADADAPRDPRRRGHTLWHPARLDPAAMERGALTLLGLHDFATFCKPREGATTIRTLQEFRWDREPDGVLVARLQADAFCHSMVRAMVGATIAVGQGRFGPDRLEELRVAQERTSAFTIAPAKGLTLTEVGYPDDDALAARASQTRARRSEHEPAGGSVGG from the coding sequence GTGGACGAGACGGCCGGCGACCAGGGCGGTGTGCGGCTCCGTCTGGACGTCGCCTACGACGGAGCGGCGTTCTCGGGCTGGGCCCGGCAGCCCGGGCTGCGGACCGTGCAGGGAGCGCTCGAGTCGGCGCTCGCCACGGTGTTCACCCGCTGGGGGGAACCGCCGCTGCTCACCGTCGCCGGACGCACCGACGCCGGCGTGCACGCCACCGGACAGGTCGCGCACCTCGACCTCACCGCGGAGCAGTGGGGCGCGCTCAGCCGGCCGCGCCGGTCGGCCCCCGACGGCCCGCCGCGGACCAGCCTGGACGGACTCGTCAAGCGGATCAACGGCATCGCAGGGCCGGACGGTGACGTCGTCGTCACGCGGGCCTCGGTCGCGCCGGACGGGTTCGACGCCCGGTTCTCCCCGCTCTGGCGGCGCTACGAGTACCGGGTCGCGGACGCCGACGCCCCCCGCGATCCCCGTCGTCGTGGGCACACGCTCTGGCACCCGGCGCGTCTGGACCCGGCGGCGATGGAGCGCGGTGCGCTGACGCTGTTGGGGCTGCACGACTTCGCGACGTTCTGCAAGCCGCGCGAGGGCGCGACGACCATCCGGACGCTCCAGGAGTTCCGCTGGGACCGCGAGCCGGACGGCGTGCTGGTGGCGCGCCTCCAGGCCGACGCCTTCTGCCACTCCATGGTGCGCGCGATGGTCGGCGCGACCATCGCGGTCGGCCAGGGTCGGTTCGGCCCGGACCGCCTCGAGGAGCTGCGCGTCGCGCAGGAGCGGACCAGCGCCTTCACGATCGCGCCCGCGAAGGGTCTCACCCTCACCGAGGTCGGGTACCCCGACGACGACGCCCTCGCCGCCCGGGCATCGCAGACCCGCGCGCGCCGGTCCGAGCACGAGCCCGCCGGCGGTAGCGTCGGGGGATGA
- a CDS encoding ATP-binding cassette domain-containing protein, with the protein MTSSPLAVEATGLVKTFGSNRAVDGVDLRVEAGTVYGVLGPNGAGKTTTISMLATLLQPDGGEARVFGHDVRREPQTVRSLIGVTGQYASVDETLSATENLVIFARLLGLSRGDARRKATELLERFSLTEAASRPLKAFSGGMRRRLDLAASLIAQPPLIFLDEPTTGLDPRTRAQMWDTIRELVATGSTVLLTTQYLDEADQLADRIAVIDHGRVVAEGTADELKSSVGTSSLQLRLADADADVLATAASLVERVLGTPAVVSPEGARLTAPMTAPDRVTDLLVSFRDAGVSLAEMSVQKPTLDEVFLTITGSPTPADTAADDTAERTLEGSLA; encoded by the coding sequence ATGACCAGCTCACCCCTCGCGGTCGAGGCGACCGGCCTCGTGAAGACCTTCGGGTCGAACCGTGCCGTCGACGGCGTCGACCTCCGTGTGGAGGCCGGGACCGTCTACGGCGTGCTCGGGCCGAACGGCGCCGGCAAGACGACCACCATCTCCATGCTCGCGACGCTGCTGCAGCCCGACGGCGGCGAGGCCCGCGTCTTCGGGCACGACGTCCGCCGCGAGCCGCAGACCGTGCGCTCCCTGATCGGCGTGACCGGGCAGTACGCCAGCGTCGACGAGACCCTCAGCGCGACCGAGAACCTCGTCATCTTCGCGCGGTTGCTCGGCCTGTCCCGCGGCGACGCGCGGCGCAAGGCGACCGAGCTGCTCGAGCGCTTCAGCCTGACCGAGGCCGCGTCCCGTCCGCTCAAGGCGTTCTCCGGCGGCATGCGTCGTCGGCTCGACCTGGCCGCGAGCCTCATCGCGCAGCCGCCGCTGATCTTCCTCGACGAGCCGACCACGGGTCTCGACCCGCGGACCCGCGCACAGATGTGGGACACGATCCGGGAGCTCGTCGCGACCGGCTCGACGGTCCTGCTCACCACGCAGTACCTCGACGAGGCCGACCAGCTCGCCGACCGCATCGCCGTGATCGACCACGGCCGCGTGGTCGCCGAGGGCACCGCCGACGAGCTGAAGTCCTCGGTCGGCACGTCCTCGCTGCAGCTCCGTCTGGCGGACGCCGACGCGGACGTCCTCGCGACGGCGGCGTCGCTCGTGGAGCGCGTGCTCGGCACCCCGGCGGTCGTCAGCCCCGAGGGAGCGCGACTGACCGCCCCGATGACGGCGCCGGACCGCGTCACCGACCTGCTCGTGTCGTTCCGCGACGCGGGCGTCTCCCTCGCCGAGATGAGCGTGCAGAAGCCGACGCTCGACGAGGTTTTCCTCACCATCACCGGCTCGCCGACGCCCGCGGACACTGCCGCGGACGACACCGCCGAGCGCACGCTCGAAGGGAGCCTCGCATGA
- a CDS encoding ABC transporter permease yields the protein MTTLTPTTTTAPRATPRPGVGSTGLGATVRQSFTMAYRGLVKIRRTPEQLFDVTLMPIVFTVMFTYIFGGAISGDVGSYLPVIIPGILVQTAITSSVVTGVQLREDMDKGVFDRFRSLPIARIAPLAGALLADTVRYAIATTITFVVGIVMGLRPAGGLGAVLLAALLVIVVAWAISWVFAYFGVIARTASSVSGIANLVLFPLTFLSNAFVPTDTLPAWLRWFTEVNPVSHLITAVRELVNHGTVGGDLWLSLLGAAVVVAVFAPLTVRAYMRKA from the coding sequence ATGACCACGCTCACCCCCACCACGACCACCGCACCCCGGGCCACCCCGCGCCCCGGCGTCGGCTCGACCGGTCTGGGCGCGACCGTCCGCCAGTCGTTCACGATGGCGTACCGCGGGCTCGTGAAGATCCGCAGGACGCCCGAGCAGCTGTTCGACGTGACGCTCATGCCGATCGTCTTCACGGTGATGTTCACGTACATCTTCGGCGGCGCGATCTCCGGCGACGTCGGCAGCTACCTGCCCGTGATCATCCCCGGCATCCTCGTGCAGACCGCGATCACGTCGTCGGTCGTCACCGGCGTCCAGCTCCGCGAGGACATGGACAAGGGCGTGTTCGACCGCTTCCGGTCCCTGCCGATCGCGCGGATCGCCCCGCTCGCCGGGGCCCTGCTCGCCGACACCGTGCGGTACGCCATCGCGACGACGATCACCTTCGTGGTCGGCATCGTGATGGGGCTGCGGCCCGCCGGTGGCCTCGGCGCGGTCCTGCTCGCGGCGCTCCTGGTGATCGTGGTCGCGTGGGCGATCAGCTGGGTGTTCGCGTACTTCGGCGTGATCGCCCGCACCGCGTCGAGCGTCTCCGGCATCGCGAACCTCGTGCTGTTCCCGCTGACGTTCCTGTCGAACGCGTTCGTCCCGACGGACACGCTCCCCGCCTGGCTGCGCTGGTTCACCGAGGTCAACCCGGTCTCGCACCTCATCACGGCGGTGCGGGAGCTCGTGAACCACGGCACCGTCGGCGGCGACCTGTGGCTCAGCCTGCTCGGTGCCGCGGTGGTCGTCGCGGTGTTCGCTCCGCTGACGGTGCGGGCGTACATGCGGAAGGCCTGA